One genomic segment of Candidatus Thermodiscus eudorianus includes these proteins:
- a CDS encoding VWA domain-containing protein — translation MKLLVETGNISDVVVEYQGSLVIRLVQKLLGSLSQPEWLDAQLAASIYYSFYLPLPRVAHPETEENDEASRVKAIIVRSILDDAGFWRVKPQTVVDRMTSLVASASILERVIRNMPRSLTSQDLNGEDKNSIDGHIKRAVSLALQQAEIDSKLAKSVESLVNSALAGNTSELAFEDVLEAILYLVRRTDVAKVLEKLSGVKIPSRFARRTERFPKGWIEGIELGSDVERLHPTQLALPDEVFYTLYAESKLLLYTRVFNLQEGPIYVLLDKSGSMAGSKIDWARAVAVALFQAALRENRPFYVRFFDAIPHSLMSISRRARPRDIVRLLEYLGTVKASGGTDITRAIAVAVDDISDRKGRRAEDVDVVLITDGEDRLSISVLNSIILRNKVKIHTIMIGGDNPSLKAVSTSYMNAVRLSSEEVLKVVDSIERSSREAKPYKH, via the coding sequence ATGAAGCTGCTAGTTGAGACGGGAAACATATCGGACGTCGTAGTAGAATACCAAGGAAGCCTAGTCATTAGGCTAGTGCAAAAGCTACTCGGATCTCTGAGCCAGCCTGAATGGCTAGACGCCCAACTCGCTGCATCAATCTACTACTCGTTCTACCTACCCCTGCCTAGGGTAGCACATCCTGAGACCGAGGAGAATGATGAGGCTAGCAGAGTAAAGGCTATCATAGTGAGGTCCATACTCGACGATGCTGGCTTCTGGAGGGTGAAGCCGCAGACGGTAGTCGACAGGATGACTAGCCTAGTGGCCTCAGCATCCATCCTAGAGAGAGTAATCCGCAACATGCCGCGCTCGCTAACTTCCCAGGATCTCAACGGGGAGGACAAGAATAGTATTGACGGGCACATCAAAAGGGCAGTATCGCTAGCACTTCAACAAGCTGAAATCGATTCAAAGCTAGCAAAAAGCGTGGAATCGCTGGTAAACAGTGCTCTCGCGGGCAACACGTCGGAACTCGCCTTCGAAGACGTTCTCGAAGCAATACTATACCTTGTGAGGAGAACAGACGTAGCCAAGGTCTTGGAGAAGCTATCGGGAGTCAAGATTCCATCAAGGTTCGCTAGGAGAACCGAGAGGTTCCCTAAAGGATGGATTGAAGGCATAGAACTCGGTAGTGACGTGGAGAGACTTCACCCGACACAACTAGCCCTACCCGACGAGGTATTCTATACACTATACGCTGAGTCAAAGCTACTTCTCTATACGAGAGTGTTTAACCTCCAGGAGGGACCCATCTACGTGTTGCTAGACAAGAGCGGTAGCATGGCTGGTAGTAAAATCGACTGGGCCAGGGCCGTGGCGGTAGCTCTTTTTCAAGCAGCACTTAGGGAGAATAGGCCCTTCTATGTAAGATTCTTCGACGCGATCCCACATAGTTTGATGAGTATAAGTAGAAGGGCTAGGCCTAGGGATATCGTTAGGCTCCTGGAATATCTGGGGACTGTGAAGGCGAGTGGAGGGACTGATATAACTAGGGCTATCGCTGTCGCGGTAGACGATATCAGTGACCGAAAGGGGAGGAGGGCAGAAGACGTTGATGTCGTGTTAATTACTGACGGCGAGGATCGTCTATCGATATCGGTACTGAATAGTATAATACTTAGAAATAAAGTAAAAATACATACGATAATGATAGGCGGCGATAATCCGTCTCTAAAAGCGGTGTCAACCAGTTATATGAATGCTGTAAGACTGTCCAGCGAAGAAGTGCTTAAAGTAGTGGATTCGATAGAGAGATCCTCTAGGGAGGCGAAACCCTATAAACATTAA
- a CDS encoding OB-fold nucleic acid binding domain-containing protein: MESGREEVRKISSLREGENDVNVRVRVIKTMDPKVVETRKGPRTISEAIVGDETGRIKMTLWGKHAGTLQEGQAVEVSGAWTTSYRGEVQLNVGYRGDIKEVSDEDVASEEEIPEETPKATRGYSGRGGFYKGGFGGYRSRNRPR, translated from the coding sequence TTGGAGAGCGGAAGAGAAGAGGTTAGGAAGATCTCCTCTCTCCGTGAAGGAGAGAATGACGTCAACGTCCGTGTAAGAGTTATCAAGACTATGGATCCAAAGGTTGTAGAGACGCGTAAAGGGCCTAGGACTATAAGTGAAGCGATTGTCGGCGATGAGACTGGTAGGATAAAGATGACGCTCTGGGGGAAGCACGCTGGAACGCTGCAGGAGGGCCAGGCTGTAGAGGTTAGTGGTGCATGGACGACCTCCTATAGAGGCGAAGTCCAGTTAAACGTGGGATATAGAGGCGATATTAAGGAGGTTTCCGACGAAGATGTTGCCAGCGAGGAGGAGATACCAGAGGAGACTCCAAAGGCGACTCGGGGCTACTCTGGGAGAGGAGGATTCTATAAGGGCGGATTTGGCGGTTATCGATCGAGGAATAGGCCTAGATAA
- a CDS encoding MoxR family ATPase, with protein sequence MVKRVRTLYEELKKPFVGRDEEARLLVMALITGEHVLLLGEPGTAKSALARRLATLVEARFFKYLLTRYTEPGELLGPLDIRALKEGEYRRITRGKLPEAEIAFLDEIFNASSAVLNSLLSIMQERIVYDGYTELRTNLWTIIAASNNVPEEQELQALYDRFLFRHRVEPLPPELWDPLLSASWEIERRGYESSEPVMSLEEVRRAREFILYNIDVYNIKDKLIRIYMVLEDKNLHITDRRKGKILKAIAANALLEGRTYATEQDLIVLKYTVPRDPEDFTKINTILTEELKTKERILRELEAIKVNLEKTREVIDKVASFDPRLIDYYRSLKATRSKIQALVEGIDDQEIIKRASEIMEEIDYLIDKVMSKLNV encoded by the coding sequence ATGGTCAAACGTGTGAGGACATTGTACGAAGAGCTGAAGAAGCCTTTCGTGGGCAGAGACGAGGAGGCCCGCCTCCTCGTAATGGCCCTGATAACCGGAGAGCACGTATTGCTTCTAGGCGAGCCCGGTACTGCGAAGAGCGCCCTAGCCAGGAGACTTGCTACCCTAGTCGAAGCAAGGTTCTTCAAGTACCTGTTGACCAGATATACCGAGCCCGGTGAGCTGCTCGGGCCTTTAGACATCAGGGCTCTTAAAGAAGGTGAGTATAGGAGGATAACACGGGGGAAGCTGCCTGAGGCAGAGATAGCGTTTTTAGACGAGATATTTAACGCTAGTAGTGCCGTGTTGAACAGCTTGCTCAGTATAATGCAGGAGAGGATTGTCTACGACGGTTATACAGAGTTGAGGACTAACCTCTGGACTATAATAGCCGCCTCAAACAACGTACCCGAGGAGCAAGAATTGCAGGCGCTCTATGATAGATTCCTTTTCAGGCACAGGGTAGAGCCTTTACCACCGGAACTATGGGACCCATTGTTGTCGGCGTCGTGGGAGATAGAGAGGAGAGGGTACGAGTCGTCCGAGCCTGTAATGAGCTTGGAGGAGGTCAGGCGGGCGCGCGAGTTCATACTCTATAACATAGACGTATACAATATAAAAGATAAATTAATAAGAATATATATGGTATTAGAGGATAAGAATCTACACATAACCGACAGAAGGAAAGGGAAGATACTGAAAGCTATAGCGGCGAACGCACTGCTAGAGGGGCGAACATATGCGACAGAGCAGGACCTAATAGTGCTCAAGTACACTGTGCCCAGAGACCCCGAGGATTTCACTAAAATAAACACAATACTAACAGAGGAACTGAAAACAAAGGAGAGAATCCTAAGGGAACTAGAAGCAATAAAGGTAAACCTAGAGAAGACAAGAGAGGTGATAGACAAGGTAGCCTCATTCGATCCACGCCTGATAGACTATTATAGAAGCCTAAAGGCGACGCGATCCAAGATTCAAGCTTTGGTCGAGGGAATAGACGATCAAGAAATAATTAAACGGGCGAGCGAGATAATGGAGGAGATAGATTACTTGATCGACAAGGTAATGTCGAAGCTAAATGTGTGA
- a CDS encoding chromatin protein Cren7 — MARRKTAKKAPVKVRDPYTGKEVELVPKKVWELKPKNRKGVKIGLFQSPETGKYFRAKVPDNYPVG, encoded by the coding sequence ATGGCCAGGAGAAAGACGGCAAAGAAGGCCCCGGTGAAGGTAAGAGACCCCTACACTGGAAAGGAAGTAGAACTAGTCCCGAAGAAGGTCTGGGAGCTGAAGCCTAAGAACAGGAAGGGAGTGAAGATAGGTCTATTCCAGAGCCCGGAGACAGGCAAATACTTCCGGGCGAAGGTGCCAGACAACTACCCAGTGGGATAA
- the cdd gene encoding cytidine deaminase: MENCEVPGELLEAALSVSGNSYARYSGFRVAAAVRDERGRVFSGVNVENSSYGLTVCAERVAVFNAVTHGAREIKDVLVLALDSDYPVPPCGACLQVLREFSSGDAIVYMVSGRTWRCRVMRLGELLPLGFTLEGRSME, encoded by the coding sequence GTGGAGAACTGCGAGGTCCCAGGCGAGTTACTTGAAGCGGCGCTCTCCGTGTCGGGGAACTCTTACGCTCGATATTCGGGGTTTCGCGTAGCAGCGGCTGTCAGGGACGAAAGAGGCCGTGTTTTTAGCGGTGTCAACGTGGAGAACTCTAGCTACGGACTGACAGTATGCGCCGAAAGGGTAGCTGTTTTTAACGCGGTTACTCATGGAGCGAGGGAGATCAAAGATGTGTTGGTTCTTGCCTTAGATAGCGACTATCCCGTTCCCCCGTGTGGAGCTTGCCTGCAGGTTTTGAGGGAGTTTTCTAGTGGTGATGCAATTGTCTATATGGTGTCGGGAAGGACCTGGAGGTGCCGTGTAATGAGACTCGGAGAGCTGTTACCCTTAGGTTTCACCCTGGAGGGGCGGTCAATGGAGTAA
- a CDS encoding TatD family hydrolase, translating into MSIPVADAHTHTNPARGLGAAKIADRFHRSGGWFMAIVALPPWAYGLDFAGIESYREVLDILTRECMAAEEAGLKVSCLAGFHPADVDKLIDKYRMDPREVLELGLRVVEEYGNACRDGFLDGIGEVGRQHYKTTAERVIISEIILERALEIANDDDCIVHMHLENMGSVTIDLVDRYVERIGASKVKHRIVFHHMKPGHSVYASKLGYPATIPGTPELLKNVLGKTPPVFMLESDHIDDPMRPGAVVYPWVMADQVNRLRKRVGDDYLHRINIDNIVNVYRVSPP; encoded by the coding sequence ATGAGCATACCCGTGGCTGATGCACATACACATACAAACCCGGCGAGGGGTCTGGGCGCCGCTAAAATAGCGGATAGATTTCATAGGAGTGGAGGCTGGTTTATGGCTATCGTTGCGTTGCCTCCATGGGCGTATGGTCTAGACTTTGCAGGGATAGAGTCCTACAGAGAGGTCTTAGATATTCTGACTAGAGAATGTATGGCAGCCGAAGAGGCTGGCCTTAAAGTCTCATGCCTAGCCGGGTTTCATCCGGCCGACGTCGACAAGCTGATAGACAAGTATAGAATGGATCCTAGAGAAGTGTTGGAGCTTGGCTTGCGTGTAGTCGAGGAATACGGCAATGCTTGTCGTGATGGGTTCCTAGATGGCATAGGAGAAGTTGGTAGACAGCACTATAAGACGACTGCTGAAAGAGTTATCATAAGCGAGATCATACTGGAGAGGGCCCTAGAGATAGCCAATGATGACGATTGTATCGTACACATGCACCTCGAAAACATGGGGTCCGTGACTATAGATCTCGTTGACAGGTACGTTGAGAGGATCGGCGCTTCCAAGGTCAAGCACCGGATAGTATTCCATCATATGAAACCAGGCCACTCTGTATATGCATCCAAGCTAGGATATCCAGCCACCATACCGGGCACGCCGGAGTTACTCAAGAACGTGTTAGGCAAGACGCCTCCGGTGTTTATGCTTGAAAGCGATCATATCGACGATCCGATGCGTCCCGGCGCCGTTGTGTATCCCTGGGTCATGGCTGACCAGGTAAACCGGTTGCGTAAACGTGTCGGCGACGATTACCTTCATAGAATAAATATTGATAATATAGTTAATGTTTATAGGGTTTCGCCTCCCTAG